In Myxococcales bacterium, a single genomic region encodes these proteins:
- a CDS encoding DUF362 domain-containing protein translates to MAKAKVSVIKVKPETILTDIERLCELADMKSALEKGKTTILKDNISWHYPFPGANTTPWQMEGTILALKNAGLGDITCVQNKTVVTNAFKGEDLNNYVPLFKKYAIPVLYNFRENDMKWVEYRPKAKMHVLHKIFPEGIRIPDYFFGKNILHLPTVKCHIYTTTTGAMKNAFGGLLNTKRHYTHSWIHKTLVDLLAIQKEIHSGLFAVMDGTTAGNGPGPRTMFPVIKDYMLASSDQTAIDAVAAKMMGFDPMSLEFIKVAHDDGLGVGDPRDIEIVGDDISKESWGFQVGDNGASKVGDLMWFGPMKRFQKIFFHTPLVNVFIFGSEAYHDYYRWPLKDKKTFEDWKRDTHWGQLFGAYERGEADRLMKKTSGGAASASA, encoded by the coding sequence ATGGCGAAGGCGAAGGTTTCCGTAATCAAGGTCAAGCCCGAGACGATCCTCACGGACATCGAGCGGCTCTGCGAGCTCGCGGACATGAAGTCGGCGCTCGAGAAGGGCAAGACGACGATCCTGAAGGACAACATCTCGTGGCACTACCCGTTCCCGGGAGCCAACACGACGCCGTGGCAGATGGAAGGAACGATCCTCGCGCTCAAGAACGCGGGCCTCGGCGACATCACCTGCGTGCAGAACAAGACCGTCGTCACCAACGCCTTCAAGGGCGAGGACCTCAACAACTACGTCCCGCTCTTCAAGAAGTACGCGATCCCCGTTCTCTACAACTTCCGCGAGAACGACATGAAGTGGGTCGAGTACCGGCCCAAGGCGAAGATGCACGTCTTGCACAAGATCTTCCCCGAAGGCATCCGCATCCCCGACTACTTCTTCGGCAAGAACATCCTTCACCTGCCCACGGTGAAGTGCCACATCTACACGACCACCACCGGCGCCATGAAGAACGCCTTCGGCGGCCTGCTCAACACGAAGCGTCACTACACGCACTCGTGGATTCACAAGACGCTCGTCGACCTGCTCGCGATCCAGAAGGAGATCCACTCGGGTCTCTTCGCCGTGATGGACGGCACGACGGCGGGCAACGGTCCCGGCCCGCGCACCATGTTCCCGGTCATCAAGGACTACATGCTCGCGTCGTCGGATCAGACGGCCATCGACGCCGTCGCGGCCAAGATGATGGGCTTCGATCCCATGAGCCTCGAGTTCATCAAGGTGGCCCACGACGACGGCCTCGGCGTCGGCGACCCGCGCGACATCGAGATCGTCGGCGACGACATCTCAAAGGAGAGCTGGGGCTTTCAGGTGGGCGACAACGGCGCCAGCAAGGTCGGTGACCTCATGTGGTTCGGCCCCATGAAGCGCTTTCAGAAGATCTTCTTCCACACGCCGCTCGTGAACGTCTTCATCTTCGGGAGCGAGGCGTACCACGACTATTACCGCTGGCCGCTGAAGGACAAGAAGACCTTCGAGGACTGGAAGCGCGACACGCACTGGGGGCAGCTCTTCGGCGCCTACGAAAGGGGCGAAGCCGACCGGCTCATGAAAAAGACCTCCGGCGGCGCTGCGAGCGCCAGCGCCTAG
- a CDS encoding PAS domain-containing protein, which produces MPGRIVTHLLPTGEFDLLPEVERAASLGTFVWQPTGTVQWSLGMIALLGFDPEQPIEAGQFFIRVHEDDRARVTEAFTQMVAGVDVPPVVYRIVLPDGRERQLRGHAIVKRDNEGRLVRVIGTLVDVTAQAAATRELEQTLERLADTQRWAGVGSFAFDLQTGAVEWSDEVRALLGVPPGTPSDDAERFILPEDRPRRGEWLQRIANGETPPPLYVRIVRPDGSVRHVESRGHLTKGPQGPRVVGVAIDVTARVELEEQLRHAAKMEAIGSLAAGVAHDFNNYLTAMGLQLAQVQRRGLDSPAALTPALDAIDRCANLTRQLLSFARRHPTTFKPVELTGVVRRTALLFTGLAGTITVEVVLPDEPIYVEGDDAQLESSLLNILVNAKDAVTDAGHIKVALTLEGEGSEEVARLAVSDDGAGIAAEHLPRIFEPYFTTKELGRGTGLGLAAVYGTVQQHGGTVHVESELGSGATFVLRLPTRDIPSSRYSMAPPSLRAPLPVGAQVLVVEDMEALRRVVARALRSAGATVWEAKHGREALAVLEEQPTVELVLTDVRMPIMGGVELARSLAAGAGAPALVFMTGFADVSDSNDPVMRGVPVLYKPMTEADILRLVGREITARRRRLEA; this is translated from the coding sequence GTGCCGGGTCGCATCGTCACGCACCTCCTCCCCACGGGGGAGTTCGACCTCCTCCCTGAGGTGGAGCGCGCGGCCTCGCTCGGCACGTTTGTCTGGCAACCAACGGGGACGGTCCAGTGGTCGCTGGGCATGATCGCGCTCCTCGGCTTCGACCCCGAGCAGCCGATCGAGGCGGGCCAGTTTTTTATCCGCGTCCACGAGGACGACCGCGCGCGCGTCACGGAAGCGTTCACACAAATGGTCGCTGGCGTCGACGTCCCGCCCGTCGTCTACCGAATCGTCTTGCCCGATGGGCGCGAGCGCCAATTGCGCGGTCACGCCATCGTCAAACGTGACAACGAGGGGCGGCTCGTGCGCGTGATCGGCACTCTCGTCGACGTCACGGCACAAGCGGCCGCGACCCGCGAGCTCGAGCAAACGCTCGAACGCTTGGCCGACACGCAAAGGTGGGCTGGCGTCGGCTCCTTCGCCTTCGACCTGCAAACGGGCGCCGTGGAGTGGTCCGACGAAGTGAGGGCGCTCTTGGGCGTGCCACCGGGGACACCCAGCGACGATGCCGAGCGGTTCATTCTTCCTGAGGATCGGCCTCGTCGCGGCGAGTGGCTTCAACGCATCGCCAACGGCGAGACGCCGCCACCGCTGTACGTGCGCATCGTGAGGCCCGACGGCAGCGTGCGCCATGTGGAGTCGCGAGGGCACCTCACGAAGGGGCCCCAAGGCCCGCGCGTCGTTGGCGTGGCCATCGACGTGACGGCGCGTGTGGAGCTCGAAGAGCAGCTCAGGCACGCCGCGAAGATGGAGGCCATCGGCAGCCTTGCCGCCGGCGTCGCCCACGACTTCAACAACTACCTCACGGCCATGGGTCTGCAGTTGGCGCAGGTCCAGCGTCGCGGCCTCGATTCACCGGCGGCGCTGACGCCGGCCCTCGACGCCATCGATCGATGCGCGAACCTCACGCGCCAGCTCTTGTCCTTCGCGCGGCGCCACCCGACGACGTTCAAGCCCGTCGAGCTGACGGGCGTCGTGCGACGGACCGCGCTGCTCTTCACGGGCCTCGCCGGCACCATCACCGTCGAGGTCGTCTTGCCGGACGAGCCGATCTACGTCGAAGGCGACGACGCTCAACTCGAGAGCTCGCTCCTCAACATCCTCGTGAACGCGAAGGATGCGGTTACCGACGCAGGTCACATCAAGGTCGCGCTCACGCTGGAAGGTGAGGGGAGCGAGGAGGTCGCGCGGCTGGCGGTCAGCGACGACGGTGCAGGCATCGCCGCCGAGCACCTGCCGCGCATCTTCGAGCCTTACTTCACGACGAAGGAGCTCGGACGCGGCACCGGGCTCGGGCTCGCCGCCGTCTACGGCACCGTGCAGCAACACGGCGGCACAGTGCACGTGGAGAGCGAGCTCGGCTCTGGTGCCACCTTCGTCCTCCGCTTGCCGACGCGGGACATCCCGTCGAGTCGCTACAGCATGGCGCCGCCGTCGCTGCGGGCGCCGCTCCCCGTGGGGGCGCAAGTCCTCGTCGTCGAGGACATGGAGGCCTTGAGGCGCGTGGTGGCGCGGGCGTTGCGCAGCGCCGGAGCCACCGTGTGGGAGGCCAAACACGGTCGTGAGGCGCTGGCGGTGCTCGAGGAGCAGCCGACCGTTGAGCTCGTGCTCACCGACGTTCGCATGCCCATCATGGGCGGTGTGGAGCTGGCGCGTTCGCTCGCGGCTGGGGCGGGCGCCCCGGCGCTCGTGTTCATGACCGGGTTCGCCGACGTCAGCGATTCGAACGACCCGGTGATGCGCGGCGTGCCCGTGCTCTACAAGCCCATGACGGAGGCCGACATCCTCCGCCTCGTCGGTCGCGAGATCACGGCCCGCCGTCGCCGCCTGGAGGCGTGA
- a CDS encoding ATP-binding cassette domain-containing protein — translation MQFDPGKRYGLTGANGAGKSTLLKMLSGIEDTDTGTISIPGKLRLGVLKQNHYEYDAQRILDAVLMGNKPLWEAMSEKETLLAGEVTDEVGMRLAELEGVIAEENGYTAESDAAELLVGLGIPSDVHARPMNTLASGYKLRVLIAQVLFGRPDVLLLDEPTNHLDLESIRWLEKFLLDYKGTLVVVSHDRHFLNAMATHIADVDYQTIMIYTGGYDDFVEQKYENKQRAEQQNAAAGKKIDELKGFVQRFGAHKSKSSQAQSRLKQIEKLEEQMEARGGKRTSLVRPFIRFEVDKPSGRDVLRMEGVNHAFGKKEIFKDLSLNVNRGDRIAVIGQSGIGKSTLLKLMVGAFADLDNDTRSFVLSPDKGDVRWGHDTSVGYFAQDHHEAIGATAKGLTAYDWLYQFDESATKENVRGTLGRLLFSGDAALKQTEALSGGECARLMLAKLLLLKNNVLILDEPTNHLDIESIEGLLDGLQPFKGTIVFVSHDRHFVGSLANRIFELRPSAGDETHGTGETRQAAELVVYGGAYDEYLEREGRDFTRQ, via the coding sequence ATGCAGTTTGACCCCGGCAAGCGTTACGGCCTGACGGGGGCCAACGGCGCCGGCAAGTCGACGCTGCTGAAGATGCTGTCGGGCATCGAGGACACCGATACGGGCACCATCTCGATCCCCGGCAAGCTTCGGCTCGGCGTTCTCAAACAGAACCACTACGAATACGACGCGCAGCGCATCCTCGACGCCGTCTTGATGGGCAACAAGCCCCTCTGGGAGGCGATGAGCGAGAAGGAGACGCTCCTCGCCGGCGAGGTCACCGACGAGGTGGGCATGCGCCTCGCCGAACTCGAAGGGGTCATCGCCGAAGAGAACGGCTACACCGCCGAGAGCGACGCGGCGGAGCTGCTCGTGGGTCTGGGCATCCCGTCGGACGTCCACGCCCGGCCGATGAACACCTTGGCCTCCGGCTACAAGCTGCGCGTCCTCATCGCGCAGGTGCTCTTCGGACGCCCCGACGTCCTCCTGCTCGACGAGCCCACCAACCACTTGGACCTCGAGTCGATCCGTTGGCTCGAGAAGTTCCTGCTCGATTACAAAGGCACGCTCGTGGTCGTCTCCCACGACCGCCACTTCTTGAACGCCATGGCGACGCACATCGCCGACGTCGACTACCAGACGATCATGATCTACACCGGCGGCTACGACGACTTCGTCGAGCAGAAGTATGAGAACAAGCAGCGCGCCGAGCAGCAGAACGCCGCCGCTGGCAAGAAGATCGACGAGCTAAAGGGCTTCGTGCAGCGCTTCGGCGCCCACAAGTCCAAGTCGAGCCAGGCGCAGAGCCGCCTCAAGCAGATCGAAAAGCTCGAAGAGCAAATGGAAGCGCGCGGCGGCAAACGCACGAGCCTCGTTCGGCCCTTCATCCGCTTCGAGGTCGACAAGCCGAGCGGGCGCGACGTGCTCCGCATGGAAGGCGTGAACCACGCCTTCGGCAAGAAAGAGATCTTCAAGGACCTCTCGCTCAACGTGAACCGTGGCGATCGCATCGCCGTCATTGGCCAGAGCGGCATCGGCAAGTCGACGCTCCTCAAGCTCATGGTCGGGGCCTTCGCGGACCTCGACAACGACACGCGCTCGTTCGTGCTGTCGCCCGACAAGGGCGACGTGCGCTGGGGCCACGACACGAGCGTCGGCTACTTCGCGCAAGACCACCACGAGGCCATCGGCGCCACCGCGAAGGGCCTCACGGCCTACGACTGGCTCTACCAATTCGACGAGTCCGCCACCAAGGAGAACGTCCGCGGAACCCTCGGAAGGCTCCTCTTCTCCGGCGACGCGGCCCTCAAGCAAACGGAGGCCCTCTCCGGCGGCGAGTGCGCACGCCTCATGTTGGCCAAGCTGCTCTTGCTGAAGAACAACGTCCTCATCCTCGACGAGCCGACGAACCACCTCGACATCGAGTCCATCGAGGGGTTGCTCGACGGCCTTCAACCCTTCAAGGGCACCATCGTCTTCGTGAGCCACGACCGCCACTTCGTGGGCTCACTGGCGAACCGCATCTTCGAGCTCCGCCCAAGCGCGGGCGACGAGACCCACGGCACCGGCGAGACGCGTCAGGCGGCGGAGCTCGTCGTCTACGGCGGCGCCTACGACGAATACCTCGAGCGCGAGGGCCGGGACTTCACCCGGCAATAG